One window of SAR324 cluster bacterium genomic DNA carries:
- a CDS encoding AAA family ATPase: MAIMNIAGYHELTLIHQSDRTLVFRGKSLKTRESVILKTLAKAYPAPEETQTLRHEYELTRSWSMDGLTRALDLIESDDRPVLILHDIGGDSLHNLYTSAKRPMPLETFWEIAIRLVQALGNIHQQQIIHKDIKPSNLIFNPQTGVVAIIDFGIADQIASEVESLRVEQFEGTLAYIAPEQTGRMNRMVDWRVDFYSLGISFYELLSGALPFPVTDTMELVHCHIARTPTPLAQLRPELPQMLCEIIARMMAKTPDSRYQSAFGIQADLEQCRNFWNQQHTIPLFTLGLQDVSGKFQIPANLYGRLEELEQLRNAFEQALTGNTVLVQVKGHSGVGKTAIIRELIPLVNQNQGYFISGKFEQFQANIPYFSILQAVRQLVRHLLTESAETLDFWKKCLTEELEENLSVLGDLIPEWSLITGEQAQSYELSGTSAQNRFNQTFLKFLRVFTRNNKFLVLYLDDLQWADWATLKLLKFIMTAPDLNRFLFITAYRDNEMAEGHPSFLTLLELEQAGVSTHHIPLRPLRVEHIQALLRDTLHNPEDQLYSLAQLICQKTQGNPFFVRQFFQTLHKEKLIQFSGYSRQWEWDLRRIESQNITDNVVHLMSDQLRRLTPPTLKLLEWAACLGNRFDTRTLSALSENDWVEISANLWDALWDEFILPVSEHELRNAEGFQSGSANTLYRFAHDRVRQAVYENIEPSLKFQLHRKIGEYLLKMMERDEHEEFLFDAVNHLNLGLSETSGTENPQMAELNSRAARRAMKAVAFEPAMRYFQASIAWLGASPWENHYALCLALHNDNTQAAYLSGDLSEAQRLVNLIQQKARTFEDQLDACNSQILLMLPRNKGHEALDLAIDILQKLGVSIPRHPGKWHLLTGLMNTWLLLNRKTPEELMTLPLMTEVNKFNAIKILVNIAPMVLFYKPEMIPVMMFAQLKLSVTYGNTQWSPFAFVSYGVVLCGGLGQIERGHEFARLGLDLLEKLGVSDQECRVLNVIHFYIHHWTRPLQQLVPLLLEDYQKGLKSGDLEYAGYAVNNYCIISFFSGKPLDLVQTEIEKYSKILKHLDRELFSVYLSFFAQLMADLQDVADHTVMAPRRLFNEEHWLPHFLEKQDASFLFNIYLCKMISCYYHGRIELAVEYADAAQPYRDSAISSPMIPVFLFFRTLAWIKLAGTTDVSVSSLLRKAKKDIRQMRRWANSSVHNYAHKLYLMEAEYQRVSGNSTKAMGLYQQAIDLARQHAFPQDEALAHELAGSFFEGFQQNLSADAHFRAAHYAYNRWGAHALVHRLNQRHLKLSEDVLRTGSVDEHQTTAHNQTSRTFSQQIDLAAVLQASQTISSEIVLENLLNKLMNLMLKNAGAQSGVLILLENETWKIVGQWHSEQEHQTSQTPQPLESMSAEGTTLLPLSLIHYVMRTRENLVLGNAVNSPDFYNDPYILQYQPKSLLCTPIQNQNQIIGMVYMENNLAEEAFTRERLVILKALASQAAISIVNARLYENLKTTERLKHELETARSVQELLIPASDPQVEGLELASFYQSASESGGDWYGYRYYEAHGVLDILIGDVTGHGVPSALITAMAGSFYKTLDVCMDDQVENDLFLRQENALAWLNEVLYSTTKGQYAMTFFYASLDLRKYQLTYTSAGHNPPLIWHDNTVKNTVATAKEGIHSLNSRSVPLGYKAQNRYTSQVRNLRKGDVLLFYTDGLLENYNSQGEMFGIRRLKNVLKNTMGCSATEIKDRVLKTACQHYSDQAWDDDTTFIVARLV, translated from the coding sequence ATGGCAATCATGAATATTGCCGGATATCATGAATTGACGCTGATTCATCAGAGTGATCGAACACTGGTGTTTCGGGGAAAATCGTTGAAAACCCGGGAATCGGTTATTTTGAAAACGTTGGCCAAAGCGTATCCAGCACCTGAGGAGACGCAAACCTTGAGGCATGAATATGAATTGACCCGTTCATGGTCTATGGATGGTCTCACCCGGGCCTTGGACCTGATTGAGAGCGATGACCGACCGGTTTTGATTCTGCACGATATCGGCGGGGACTCCCTGCATAACCTGTATACTTCCGCAAAACGACCCATGCCGCTGGAAACCTTTTGGGAAATAGCGATTCGGCTGGTGCAGGCTCTGGGCAATATTCATCAGCAACAGATTATTCACAAGGATATCAAACCTTCCAATCTCATTTTCAATCCACAAACCGGTGTTGTGGCTATTATTGATTTTGGCATTGCAGACCAGATTGCCAGCGAAGTTGAGTCGTTGCGAGTAGAACAGTTTGAAGGCACCCTGGCCTATATCGCACCAGAACAGACCGGACGTATGAATCGAATGGTTGACTGGCGAGTCGATTTCTATTCTCTGGGCATCAGCTTTTATGAACTTTTGTCAGGGGCCCTGCCCTTTCCGGTAACGGATACGATGGAACTTGTTCATTGCCACATTGCCAGAACTCCGACTCCCCTGGCTCAACTCCGACCGGAACTCCCGCAAATGCTGTGTGAGATCATTGCTCGAATGATGGCAAAAACTCCCGACTCCCGTTATCAGAGCGCATTTGGTATTCAAGCCGATCTGGAGCAGTGTCGGAATTTTTGGAATCAGCAACACACGATTCCACTATTCACACTTGGTCTGCAGGATGTATCCGGAAAATTCCAGATTCCCGCCAATTTGTATGGACGGTTAGAAGAATTGGAACAATTGCGGAATGCCTTTGAGCAGGCCCTGACAGGGAACACGGTGCTGGTTCAGGTTAAAGGCCACTCTGGCGTTGGAAAAACCGCAATCATCAGGGAACTCATTCCGTTGGTGAATCAGAACCAGGGCTATTTTATTTCCGGCAAATTTGAACAATTTCAGGCCAACATTCCCTATTTTTCAATACTACAAGCGGTTCGGCAACTGGTAAGGCATCTGCTCACTGAATCTGCAGAAACTCTGGATTTCTGGAAAAAATGCCTGACGGAGGAATTGGAAGAAAACCTGTCTGTGCTGGGCGACCTGATTCCGGAATGGTCCCTCATCACGGGTGAACAGGCCCAATCCTATGAACTGTCCGGAACCAGTGCCCAAAATCGGTTCAATCAAACTTTTCTGAAATTTCTGCGGGTTTTTACCCGGAATAATAAATTTCTGGTGCTGTATCTGGATGATCTGCAATGGGCGGATTGGGCAACCCTGAAATTATTGAAATTCATCATGACCGCTCCAGATCTGAACCGGTTTCTGTTTATCACCGCCTATCGGGACAATGAAATGGCAGAGGGACATCCCTCTTTTCTGACATTGCTGGAACTGGAACAGGCTGGTGTCTCGACCCATCATATCCCCTTGAGACCTTTGCGAGTGGAACATATTCAGGCATTGCTTCGTGATACGCTTCACAACCCTGAGGATCAGCTCTATTCTCTGGCACAGTTGATCTGCCAGAAAACGCAGGGGAATCCATTTTTTGTACGGCAATTTTTTCAGACCTTGCATAAGGAAAAGCTGATTCAGTTTTCAGGATATTCCAGACAATGGGAATGGGATCTCCGACGCATTGAATCCCAAAATATCACCGATAATGTGGTTCACTTGATGTCTGATCAACTGCGGCGACTCACCCCACCCACCCTGAAACTGCTGGAATGGGCCGCCTGTCTGGGAAACCGGTTTGATACCCGGACTTTGTCCGCATTATCCGAAAACGATTGGGTGGAGATTTCCGCCAATCTGTGGGATGCCCTGTGGGACGAATTCATTCTGCCTGTCAGTGAGCATGAACTGCGGAATGCCGAGGGATTTCAATCTGGCTCGGCCAATACATTGTATCGTTTTGCGCATGATCGAGTCCGTCAGGCTGTTTATGAAAATATTGAGCCGTCCCTGAAATTCCAATTGCACCGGAAAATCGGAGAATATCTACTGAAAATGATGGAGCGTGACGAACATGAGGAATTTTTGTTTGACGCGGTGAATCATCTCAATCTCGGCTTGTCAGAAACCAGTGGCACTGAAAATCCGCAAATGGCAGAATTGAACAGCAGGGCCGCCCGTCGGGCGATGAAGGCTGTCGCGTTCGAACCGGCCATGCGCTATTTTCAGGCCAGCATCGCCTGGCTCGGGGCATCTCCCTGGGAAAATCACTATGCGCTGTGTTTGGCGCTGCACAATGACAACACTCAAGCCGCTTATCTGTCTGGTGATCTGAGCGAAGCCCAGCGACTGGTGAATCTGATTCAGCAAAAGGCCCGAACTTTTGAAGACCAACTGGATGCCTGTAATTCCCAGATCCTGCTCATGCTCCCCCGGAACAAAGGCCATGAGGCCCTGGATCTGGCGATTGATATTTTACAAAAGTTGGGTGTGTCCATTCCTCGTCATCCGGGAAAATGGCATCTGCTGACAGGTTTAATGAACACATGGCTGCTGTTGAACCGTAAAACTCCTGAAGAACTCATGACCCTTCCCCTCATGACAGAGGTCAACAAATTCAACGCCATCAAAATTCTTGTCAACATTGCACCGATGGTATTGTTTTATAAACCGGAAATGATTCCGGTCATGATGTTTGCTCAACTGAAATTATCCGTGACTTATGGCAACACCCAATGGTCTCCCTTTGCGTTTGTCAGTTACGGGGTGGTCCTGTGTGGTGGTTTGGGACAGATTGAGCGTGGCCATGAATTTGCCCGGTTGGGACTGGATCTGTTGGAAAAACTGGGTGTGTCAGATCAGGAATGTCGGGTGTTGAATGTCATCCACTTTTACATCCATCACTGGACGAGACCTCTTCAGCAATTGGTTCCGCTCCTTCTTGAAGATTATCAGAAAGGTCTCAAATCTGGCGATCTGGAATATGCTGGGTATGCGGTCAATAACTATTGCATTATCTCGTTTTTTTCCGGGAAGCCGTTGGATCTGGTACAAACTGAGATAGAAAAATATAGTAAAATTCTGAAGCACCTGGATCGGGAGCTGTTTAGTGTGTATTTGTCATTTTTTGCCCAATTGATGGCTGATCTGCAAGATGTAGCAGATCATACTGTCATGGCACCCAGAAGGCTTTTTAATGAAGAACACTGGTTGCCTCATTTTCTGGAAAAACAGGATGCTTCCTTTTTATTCAACATATATTTGTGCAAAATGATTTCATGCTATTATCACGGCAGGATTGAATTGGCCGTTGAATATGCTGACGCGGCTCAGCCATATCGGGATTCTGCCATCAGTTCTCCGATGATTCCAGTGTTTCTGTTTTTCCGGACACTGGCCTGGATAAAACTTGCGGGAACCACGGATGTTTCAGTCAGTTCGTTGCTCAGGAAAGCAAAAAAAGATATCCGGCAAATGCGTCGCTGGGCAAACAGTTCCGTCCATAATTATGCCCACAAACTGTATTTGATGGAAGCTGAATATCAGCGCGTTTCCGGAAACAGCACCAAGGCCATGGGGTTGTATCAGCAGGCCATTGATTTGGCACGACAGCATGCGTTTCCACAGGATGAAGCGCTTGCGCATGAACTTGCTGGAAGTTTTTTTGAAGGGTTCCAGCAGAATCTTTCAGCAGACGCACATTTTCGCGCGGCTCACTATGCTTATAATCGCTGGGGAGCTCATGCTCTGGTTCACAGGTTGAATCAGCGACATCTTAAATTATCGGAGGATGTTTTGCGGACTGGAAGCGTTGACGAGCATCAGACAACCGCTCATAACCAGACCTCACGCACCTTTTCCCAGCAAATTGATCTTGCCGCGGTTTTGCAGGCATCTCAGACCATTTCCAGTGAAATTGTGCTGGAAAACCTTCTCAACAAACTGATGAACCTCATGTTGAAAAACGCGGGGGCCCAGTCAGGCGTGCTGATTTTATTGGAAAATGAAACATGGAAAATCGTGGGCCAATGGCACTCAGAACAGGAACATCAAACGTCTCAGACTCCCCAACCTCTTGAGTCAATGTCAGCAGAAGGAACGACGTTACTGCCTCTCAGTCTGATTCATTATGTGATGCGTACTCGTGAAAATCTGGTTCTCGGCAATGCTGTCAATTCCCCTGATTTTTATAATGATCCCTACATCCTGCAATATCAGCCTAAATCTCTGCTTTGTACCCCCATCCAGAATCAGAACCAGATCATTGGCATGGTGTATATGGAAAACAATCTGGCGGAAGAAGCCTTCACCAGGGAACGTCTGGTTATTTTGAAAGCACTGGCTTCTCAGGCCGCTATTTCAATCGTCAATGCCCGACTTTATGAAAACCTGAAAACCACCGAACGTCTGAAGCATGAACTGGAAACTGCCCGCAGTGTGCAGGAGTTACTGATTCCCGCATCAGATCCGCAAGTTGAAGGGCTGGAACTGGCGAGTTTTTATCAATCCGCGTCAGAAAGCGGAGGCGATTGGTATGGCTACCGTTACTATGAAGCTCATGGAGTGCTGGATATTCTGATTGGCGATGTGACTGGACATGGAGTTCCTTCGGCACTCATCACTGCCATGGCCGGCAGTTTTTATAAAACACTGGATGTCTGCATGGATGATCAGGTGGAGAATGACCTTTTTCTGCGTCAGGAAAATGCATTGGCGTGGCTGAATGAAGTGTTATATTCCACCACAAAAGGTCAATATGCCATGACTTTTTTTTATGCGTCTCTGGATTTAAGGAAGTATCAGCTCACCTATACCTCTGCTGGACACAATCCTCCGTTGATATGGCATGACAACACTGTAAAAAATACGGTTGCTACGGCCAAAGAGGGAATTCATTCTTTGAATAGCCGTTCCGTACCGTTAGGCTATAAGGCACAAAATCGTTACACCAGTCAGGTTAGAAATTTACGAAAAGGGGATGTGCTGTTGTTTTATACAGATGGACTTCTGGAAAACTATAATTCACAGGGTGAGATGTTCGGCATCCGTCGCTTGAAAAATGTCCTCAAAAACACCATGGGTTGCTCTGCCACAGAAATCAAAGACCGTGTTCTGAAAACAGCCTGTCAGCATTATTCAGATCAAGCTTGGGATGACGACACAACTTTCATTGTGGCACGACTGGTTTAA
- a CDS encoding cbb3-type cytochrome c oxidase subunit I, translating to MLSVSQKTLSVASWLWRKTLSEDHKQIAMLYVALSVLLSEFWGLHALFWSMGKLLISQSTVKLPPMLSDGLILWHLAYPLMVAVLSYLIPLMIGARKMAFPRLLGLGFWCFVWGSFALIFQVLFEENTHSSRYLAIVLLSMSSGCNAISYLVTIKNMRTSGMTMSRLPLLIWAGAGMACVWCLKWPLETMFAVLQALANQMGEFAIIDNPIWRMFMHDYRMWNFHPEVMVLVLPSFGIIFSIFSTFSKKRTLVYTGQIFLFGMIILLLIIGWWRIILPIPENFNAVFLATVLVSFMGIQSLLGIFSLSINKNMLNPAMILSLNAVTVPLICILIEAGDAMFKIAYTDIILILAPVHVQLILISMILTSGIAAIYFWFPKATGRHVYPHWSILHVILHLAGVYLSCMPVIQSSEGIHVFTEWVAMFSHETLVWVTMGLFCWCTGYGVGIFNWFHSYHHGAVASHDPWNGRTLEWSVPSPVPPYNFAVSPKVHTMDAFLYEKYVHPDVVAHPEMIEVHGALPGSSIWPFLISVGGVIALISLLSWFWMVIPGLIFMFAGVLGWAFHPE from the coding sequence ATGTTGTCTGTCTCGCAAAAAACATTATCTGTCGCTTCCTGGCTATGGCGAAAAACACTTTCGGAAGATCACAAACAGATCGCAATGCTTTATGTCGCCCTGTCTGTGCTGCTTTCAGAGTTCTGGGGACTGCATGCCTTGTTCTGGAGCATGGGCAAATTACTCATTTCCCAGTCAACCGTCAAATTACCACCAATGCTGAGTGATGGATTGATTCTCTGGCACCTCGCCTATCCGTTGATGGTTGCGGTGTTATCCTATCTGATTCCTTTAATGATCGGTGCACGGAAAATGGCGTTCCCCCGATTGCTGGGATTGGGGTTCTGGTGTTTTGTATGGGGATCGTTCGCATTGATTTTCCAGGTATTGTTCGAGGAAAACACTCATTCTTCCAGATATTTAGCCATTGTATTGCTCTCAATGTCCAGTGGTTGCAACGCCATCAGTTATCTGGTCACCATCAAAAACATGCGAACGTCAGGAATGACAATGTCACGCCTACCATTGCTGATTTGGGCCGGTGCGGGAATGGCCTGTGTCTGGTGTCTCAAATGGCCGCTGGAAACCATGTTTGCGGTGTTGCAGGCTCTGGCAAACCAAATGGGGGAATTTGCGATCATTGATAATCCGATATGGCGCATGTTCATGCATGATTACAGAATGTGGAATTTTCATCCGGAAGTGATGGTCCTTGTGTTGCCGTCTTTCGGGATTATTTTTTCAATTTTCTCCACCTTCAGCAAAAAGCGGACACTGGTATACACCGGACAAATTTTCCTGTTTGGCATGATCATCCTACTACTGATTATTGGATGGTGGCGTATCATTCTGCCCATTCCTGAAAATTTTAACGCGGTTTTTCTTGCAACCGTCCTGGTTTCTTTCATGGGCATTCAAAGTCTGCTGGGAATTTTTTCCTTGTCGATCAATAAGAACATGCTGAATCCCGCCATGATTCTGTCCCTGAATGCTGTCACAGTGCCCTTGATATGTATCCTGATTGAAGCGGGTGACGCCATGTTCAAGATCGCCTATACGGATATCATACTGATTCTTGCTCCAGTTCATGTGCAACTGATCCTGATCAGCATGATTTTAACATCCGGCATTGCCGCCATTTATTTCTGGTTTCCCAAGGCAACTGGTCGGCATGTGTATCCGCACTGGTCAATTCTTCATGTGATATTGCATCTTGCCGGTGTTTACCTGTCTTGCATGCCAGTGATTCAAAGTTCAGAAGGAATTCATGTGTTCACTGAATGGGTTGCCATGTTTTCACATGAAACGCTTGTGTGGGTGACCATGGGGCTTTTCTGTTGGTGCACAGGCTATGGGGTGGGAATCTTTAACTGGTTTCATAGTTATCATCATGGAGCAGTAGCCTCTCATGATCCCTGGAATGGACGGACGCTTGAATGGAGTGTGCCCTCGCCGGTGCCCCCCTATAATTTTGCGGTGTCACCCAAAGTGCATACCATGGACGCGTTTTTATATGAAAAATATGTGCATCCCGATGTTGTCGCGCATCCAGAAATGATTGAGGTTCACGGAGCCCTTCCGGGTAGTTCCATCTGGCCTTTTCTGATCAGCGTTGGTGGAGTGATCGCATTGATCAGCCTGCTGTCATGGTTCTGGATGGTCATCCCCGGACTCATTTTTATGTTTGCCGGCGTTCTGGGCTGGGCCTTTCATCCTGAATAA
- a CDS encoding Na-K-Cl cotransporter translates to MDTDSDKKSTPPAPDQNQQDGKKFGTFHGVFRPTILTILGVMMYLREGWVVGNAGLLGVILIILMAYVITGTSALAISSITTNIRLGAGGVFSIVSQSLGLEVGGSIGLPFYLAQGLSTAMYIYGFVEGWLYIFPTHIPMLVSFIVFAVIFILSYISTTLAFRVQLVVMCGVILALTSILLGAKVNPIYTPEWWGGFQDVGFWGLFAIFFPAATGIMVGASMSGNLKTPRTSIYKGTLIAWALSLVVYLSLAVWYACIATPEELRSNLTIAVDRAYWGPAVLLGILSSCFTAALSSFVAAPRILQSLAKHQIVPLSEFLGKLHQGEPRNAMAFTALLVFVTLLLGDLNTIAQVLTMFFLLTYFTINSVLLIEQQLNLISFRPTFSISQGIPLIGAMSCLSAIVIINPFWGMIAILLSVGIYFYLDRRGLDYPWETVRSGLFVAIANWAAKKVVTSKEQESLRSWKPDLLIPIERRTQFEGNFRLLSALVYPQGSIQVIALMKEKDIVPLLGLKQLIKEMQSEGIFASAAIIDSSDYISSIKATVAVMKGSFFQPNTFFTAIESRTQEELQGIMDMARGNQMGVILFATHPEVHLGRERTINLWIRDQSPEWQLSIQLANLDLSLLLGYKLVKNWNARLRVITVVSDENHVDIARKYLGDLMVTARIPKGYEIIAEYTDFKTFLEKSPRADLSIFGLADTISKNFLQQIMIQTKSSCLFVQDSGLESALA, encoded by the coding sequence ATGGACACTGATTCAGACAAGAAAAGCACACCGCCAGCACCTGATCAGAACCAGCAGGATGGAAAGAAATTCGGAACATTTCATGGCGTATTCCGACCAACCATCCTGACCATCCTGGGTGTCATGATGTACCTTCGGGAAGGTTGGGTCGTGGGCAATGCCGGATTACTGGGAGTGATTCTGATTATCCTGATGGCCTATGTGATTACGGGAACCTCCGCTCTCGCGATTTCCTCCATCACCACCAATATCCGACTGGGAGCCGGAGGTGTCTTTTCTATTGTCAGTCAAAGTCTCGGACTCGAAGTCGGCGGAAGCATAGGATTACCATTTTATCTGGCACAGGGACTTTCAACAGCGATGTATATCTATGGCTTTGTGGAAGGCTGGCTATATATTTTTCCCACACATATTCCCATGCTGGTGTCATTCATTGTCTTTGCTGTCATCTTTATCCTCTCGTATATCAGCACAACACTCGCATTCCGGGTACAATTGGTCGTCATGTGCGGTGTGATTCTTGCGCTTACTTCCATTTTATTGGGAGCCAAAGTGAATCCCATCTACACGCCGGAATGGTGGGGTGGATTTCAGGATGTGGGTTTTTGGGGATTATTCGCCATTTTCTTCCCAGCGGCTACCGGCATCATGGTCGGTGCGAGTATGTCGGGCAATCTGAAAACACCACGAACCAGCATTTACAAGGGAACCCTGATCGCCTGGGCCTTGTCGCTTGTGGTTTATCTGTCGCTGGCTGTCTGGTATGCGTGCATTGCGACACCTGAAGAACTCAGAAGCAATCTGACCATTGCGGTAGACCGTGCTTATTGGGGACCAGCCGTCCTGCTTGGAATATTGTCTTCCTGTTTCACTGCCGCCCTGAGTTCCTTTGTCGCGGCCCCCAGAATTCTTCAGTCGCTGGCAAAACATCAAATTGTGCCACTGTCTGAATTTCTGGGTAAATTGCATCAGGGAGAGCCCAGAAACGCCATGGCATTCACGGCATTGCTGGTTTTTGTAACACTATTATTGGGTGATTTGAATACCATAGCGCAAGTCTTGACCATGTTTTTTCTGCTGACGTATTTCACCATCAACAGTGTACTGCTCATTGAACAGCAGTTGAATCTTATCAGTTTCCGTCCGACTTTCAGCATTTCTCAGGGAATTCCGCTGATTGGTGCAATGTCCTGTCTTTCAGCCATTGTGATCATTAATCCCTTCTGGGGAATGATCGCGATTTTACTGAGTGTTGGCATCTATTTTTATCTGGACCGCAGAGGACTCGACTATCCCTGGGAAACAGTACGCAGTGGTTTGTTTGTCGCCATCGCCAACTGGGCTGCCAAAAAAGTGGTGACCAGCAAAGAACAGGAAAGCTTGAGGTCATGGAAACCGGACCTGCTGATTCCGATTGAACGTAGAACCCAATTTGAAGGAAATTTCCGTCTTTTGAGCGCCTTGGTCTATCCTCAGGGGTCGATTCAGGTCATTGCCCTGATGAAAGAGAAAGATATTGTGCCACTTCTCGGACTCAAGCAACTGATCAAGGAAATGCAGAGCGAAGGCATTTTTGCGTCTGCCGCAATTATTGATTCATCCGACTATATCAGCAGTATTAAAGCAACCGTTGCAGTGATGAAAGGATCGTTTTTTCAACCGAACACCTTTTTCACGGCCATTGAAAGCCGAACACAGGAAGAGCTTCAGGGAATCATGGATATGGCAAGGGGAAATCAGATGGGAGTTATCCTGTTCGCCACACATCCAGAGGTTCATTTGGGCCGGGAGAGAACTATCAATCTGTGGATTCGTGATCAGTCACCTGAATGGCAATTGAGCATCCAGTTAGCGAATCTTGATCTGTCACTTTTGTTGGGCTACAAACTCGTTAAAAACTGGAATGCGCGTTTGCGTGTGATTACTGTGGTTTCAGATGAAAATCATGTTGACATCGCCAGGAAATATCTGGGAGATTTAATGGTGACAGCCCGCATTCCAAAAGGCTATGAAATTATTGCCGAGTACACCGATTTCAAAACATTTCTTGAAAAATCGCCAAGGGCTGATCTGAGTATTTTTGGTCTGGCGGACACTATCAGCAAAAACTTCCTGCAACAAATAATGATCCAAACAAAAAGTTCCTGTTTATTTGTGCAGGATTCTGGACTGGAAAGTGCGTTGGCCTGA